In a genomic window of Elusimicrobiota bacterium:
- the rpmH gene encoding 50S ribosomal protein L34, translating to MLPTYRPHNRKRMKKIGFRARMSTPGGRKTLNRRRAKGRVTLIKKKA from the coding sequence ATGCTCCCTACATACCGGCCGCATAATCGCAAACGCATGAAGAAGATCGGTTTCCGCGCGCGCATGTCCACGCCCGGCGGCCGCAAGACGCTGAACCGCCGTCGCGCGAAAGGCCGCGTCACCTTAATCAAGAAGAAGGCTTGA
- the rnpA gene encoding ribonuclease P protein component, producing MTPPSGFGDDARLKERGEFRRVFQSGRKTVGRSLILWHRVDAAEREPRLGLSVSAKVGNAVRRNRLKRLLRETFRLRRSELRPGVEMVAYPRAGCPWKGRADAERDILDLWRKAGLLRP from the coding sequence TTGACGCCGCCGTCCGGTTTCGGCGACGACGCGCGCCTGAAGGAGCGCGGGGAGTTCCGGCGGGTCTTCCAGTCCGGACGGAAGACCGTCGGGCGCTCGCTCATCCTCTGGCACCGCGTCGACGCCGCCGAGCGGGAGCCCCGTCTGGGGCTTTCCGTGAGCGCGAAGGTCGGCAACGCCGTGAGGCGCAACCGCCTCAAGCGCCTGCTGCGCGAGACCTTCCGCTTGCGCCGCTCGGAGCTCCGTCCGGGAGTCGAGATGGTCGCGTATCCGCGCGCGGGCTGCCCCTGGAAGGGGCGGGCCGACGCGGAGCGCGACATCCTCGACCTCTGGAGGAAAGCCGGCCTTCTGCGCCCATGA
- the yidD gene encoding membrane protein insertion efficiency factor YidD, with protein MKPILIALLDLYRAGIRPWLPAACRFYPSCGDYAHEAVSTHGARRGLALSALRVLRCHPFHPGGHDPVPLPR; from the coding sequence ATGAAGCCGATCCTGATCGCCTTGCTCGATCTCTACCGCGCCGGAATCCGGCCGTGGCTCCCCGCCGCGTGCCGTTTTTATCCGAGCTGCGGCGACTACGCCCATGAGGCGGTCTCGACCCACGGAGCGCGGAGAGGGCTGGCCCTCTCCGCGCTGCGCGTCTTGCGATGTCACCCTTTCCACCCCGGCGGGCACGATCCCGTGCCGCTCCCCCGATAA